From the Ruania alkalisoli genome, one window contains:
- a CDS encoding NAD(P)/FAD-dependent oxidoreductase, with amino-acid sequence MSELAATTHAVSKARKVPRILILGGGYVGLYTALQIRKRMGRREVAIVVVDPRSYMTYQPFLPEAAAGSIEPRHVVAPHRRLLRGCTVISGRVTGLDHATRKASIAPIEGDPYQVSYDHVVVALGAVARVLPIPGLAENGIGFKQIEEAIALRNQVLNKMDVAASTWDLELRRRMLTFTFVGGGFAGIEAIAEVEDMARHACKDFDSIRQEDLRFVLIEGAHRILPELGDELGGYALEQLRARGIEIKLNTFLSSAEDGKIVCSDGEEFYSDTLVWTAGVKANPVLAETDLPLDQMGRVRALPTLQVADEDGEIIDGAWVAGDCAAVPDISTSEEGVYCAPTAQHAVRQARHLGDNIVRFLGGEPVEEYSHRNVGTVASLGLYKGVAQIQGIKLRGPIAWFMHRTYHMWAMPSFNRKARILLDWTTALLFNREMVALGSLQSPREAFITAATSKKPGAQKASAGARK; translated from the coding sequence ATGAGCGAATTGGCCGCCACCACGCACGCTGTCTCCAAGGCCCGGAAGGTCCCGCGCATCCTCATCCTGGGTGGCGGGTACGTCGGTCTCTATACCGCGCTGCAGATCCGCAAGCGCATGGGGCGCCGTGAGGTCGCGATCGTCGTGGTGGACCCGCGCTCGTACATGACCTACCAGCCGTTCCTGCCCGAGGCAGCGGCTGGCTCGATCGAGCCGCGCCACGTGGTGGCCCCGCACCGGCGTCTGCTGCGTGGCTGCACCGTCATCTCCGGTCGCGTAACCGGTCTGGACCACGCCACGCGCAAGGCCAGCATCGCCCCGATCGAGGGCGACCCCTACCAGGTCTCCTACGACCACGTGGTGGTGGCGCTGGGGGCCGTGGCACGCGTGCTGCCCATTCCGGGCCTGGCCGAGAACGGCATCGGCTTCAAGCAGATCGAAGAGGCCATCGCCCTGCGCAACCAGGTTCTCAACAAGATGGATGTGGCGGCATCCACCTGGGACCTCGAGCTGCGGCGGCGGATGCTCACCTTCACCTTCGTCGGCGGCGGATTCGCCGGTATCGAGGCCATCGCCGAAGTCGAGGACATGGCCAGGCACGCCTGTAAGGACTTCGACTCGATCCGCCAGGAGGACCTGCGGTTCGTCCTCATCGAAGGAGCCCACCGCATCCTGCCCGAACTCGGTGACGAGCTTGGCGGCTACGCACTTGAGCAGCTGCGCGCTCGTGGCATCGAGATCAAGCTGAACACCTTCCTCAGCTCCGCGGAGGACGGCAAGATCGTCTGCTCCGACGGTGAGGAGTTCTACTCCGACACGCTCGTGTGGACGGCCGGTGTGAAGGCCAACCCGGTGCTCGCCGAGACCGACCTGCCGCTGGACCAGATGGGGCGCGTGCGCGCCCTGCCCACGCTGCAGGTGGCCGACGAGGACGGGGAGATCATCGACGGCGCCTGGGTGGCCGGCGACTGCGCCGCCGTCCCGGACATCTCCACGAGCGAGGAGGGCGTGTACTGCGCCCCGACCGCGCAGCACGCCGTGCGCCAGGCTCGCCACCTCGGCGACAACATCGTGCGCTTCCTCGGCGGCGAACCGGTCGAGGAGTACTCGCACCGGAACGTCGGCACGGTCGCCTCGCTCGGGCTCTACAAGGGCGTCGCGCAGATCCAGGGCATCAAGCTGCGCGGTCCGATCGCGTGGTTCATGCACCGGACCTACCACATGTGGGCGATGCCGAGCTTCAACCGCAAGGCGCGCATCCTCCTCGACTGGACCACCGCGCTGCTGTTCAACCGCGAGATGGTGGCCCTCGGATCGCTGCAGAGCCCGAGGGAGGCGTTCATCACGGCCGCCACGAGCAAGAAGCCAGGCGCTCAGAAGGCCAGCGCCGGGGCACGCAAGTAG
- a CDS encoding uracil-DNA glycosylase translates to MTSRPHPRTGDRFDSPVPPGTGWPGDPARPRTTRARTPEDVARLAASARDLPMLDARSSVCRACPRLVSWREQVATTRRRAFENEPYWGRPAPGFGDERAQLLIVGLAPAAHGANRTGRVFTGDRSGDWIFAALHRAGFASQPESLDAADGLRLTGARIAAAVRCAPPDNAPTPQEKRACAPWLDREVELLSPHLTAILTLGAIGWQASFASLRRLGWHVPRPLPRFGHGAEALVRSPGGRGVAVIGSYHVSQQNTFTGRLTEAMLDEVLLRCRPGTA, encoded by the coding sequence ATGACCTCACGGCCGCACCCACGCACCGGAGACCGCTTCGACTCCCCGGTCCCGCCCGGCACTGGCTGGCCCGGCGACCCTGCTCGTCCACGCACCACCCGCGCCCGCACTCCTGAGGATGTCGCCCGCCTGGCCGCCTCCGCGCGCGACCTGCCTATGCTCGATGCCCGGTCCAGTGTCTGCCGTGCCTGCCCACGGCTGGTGTCGTGGCGTGAGCAGGTGGCGACCACGCGCCGTCGGGCATTCGAGAATGAGCCCTACTGGGGCCGGCCGGCCCCGGGGTTCGGCGATGAGCGTGCCCAGCTGCTGATCGTCGGCCTCGCGCCCGCAGCCCATGGAGCCAACCGCACCGGCCGGGTGTTCACCGGGGACCGCTCGGGGGACTGGATCTTCGCAGCTCTCCACCGTGCCGGCTTCGCCAGCCAGCCGGAGAGCCTCGATGCGGCTGACGGTCTGCGGCTCACCGGTGCGCGTATCGCGGCCGCCGTCCGGTGCGCACCCCCTGACAATGCCCCCACGCCTCAGGAGAAGCGTGCATGCGCCCCGTGGCTGGACCGCGAGGTGGAACTACTCTCACCCCACCTGACGGCGATTCTCACTCTTGGTGCTATCGGGTGGCAGGCATCCTTCGCCTCCCTGCGCCGGCTCGGCTGGCACGTGCCGCGGCCGCTGCCTCGTTTCGGGCACGGCGCCGAGGCACTGGTGAGGAGCCCGGGCGGGCGAGGGGTCGCCGTCATCGGCAGCTATCACGTGTCCCAGCAGAACACCTTCACCGGGCGGCTGACCGAGGCCATGCTCGACGAGGTGTTGCTGCGATGCCGCCCCGGAACGGCGTAG
- a CDS encoding aminoacyl-tRNA deacylase, with protein MVDTPSTPALEALASSGIAHEVTRHGPVGSLEEAAAARGLEPDRLIKTMVVRRGEGDYLFVLVPGSRSISWPKLRTLLGVNRLSMPDAATAKEVTGYERGTITPFGATRAWPVIADERITGRVSIGGGAHGVGVTLDGGALIAHLQATIADVTDV; from the coding sequence ATGGTCGACACTCCCTCCACTCCCGCGCTCGAGGCCCTCGCAAGCTCCGGGATCGCCCACGAGGTCACGCGCCACGGGCCGGTCGGCTCGCTCGAGGAGGCCGCCGCCGCACGCGGGCTGGAACCAGACCGGCTCATCAAGACGATGGTTGTGCGTCGAGGTGAGGGCGATTACCTGTTCGTGCTGGTTCCCGGCAGCCGCTCCATCTCCTGGCCGAAGTTGCGCACACTGCTGGGCGTGAACCGCCTGTCCATGCCGGATGCGGCCACCGCCAAGGAGGTCACCGGGTACGAACGCGGCACGATCACCCCGTTCGGGGCGACCCGTGCGTGGCCGGTCATCGCCGACGAACGCATCACCGGGCGGGTCTCCATCGGCGGCGGGGCCCACGGAGTCGGGGTCACGCTCGACGGCGGGGCACTCATCGCTCACCTGCAGGCCACCATCGCGGACGTGACGGATGTATGA
- a CDS encoding GntR family transcriptional regulator yields the protein MQVRIDDGDPTPPYEQLRRQLLALVHAGGLPAGARLPPIRQLAADLGVAAGTVARAYRELEDAGWLVSRRGGGTRVAEGAVAPQVPPAVLTLAEELVQRARELGADSAAVRAAIDRALARPEP from the coding sequence GTGCAAGTACGCATCGATGACGGCGACCCCACACCTCCGTACGAACAGCTCCGCCGCCAGCTGCTCGCCCTGGTGCACGCCGGTGGGCTTCCCGCAGGAGCCCGGCTGCCTCCGATCCGCCAGCTCGCCGCCGATCTCGGGGTCGCTGCCGGGACGGTCGCCCGCGCCTACCGGGAGCTGGAGGACGCGGGGTGGCTGGTCTCCCGGAGAGGCGGCGGGACCCGGGTAGCCGAGGGGGCCGTGGCCCCACAGGTGCCGCCAGCAGTGCTCACACTGGCCGAGGAACTCGTTCAGCGTGCCCGGGAGCTCGGTGCCGACTCGGCCGCGGTGCGGGCAGCGATCGATCGCGCGCTCGCCCGGCCGGAGCCCTGA
- a CDS encoding glyoxalase, translating into MTRGTLHHLEIWLPSEEATRSWTWLLTELGYTCTSRWPEGSSWSLGPTYLVLEHGPDVTGDRALRRQPGMNHLAFDGGTRAQVDALTVAAGHHGWTLMFADRHPWAGGDDHYAAYLEDGHGFEVEIVAP; encoded by the coding sequence ATGACTCGCGGCACCCTGCACCACCTGGAGATCTGGCTACCGAGTGAGGAAGCAACGCGCAGCTGGACGTGGCTGCTGACCGAGCTCGGCTACACCTGTACCTCCCGCTGGCCCGAAGGATCGTCCTGGTCGCTCGGACCCACCTACCTGGTGCTCGAGCACGGGCCGGACGTCACCGGAGATCGCGCGCTGCGCCGTCAGCCGGGAATGAACCACCTCGCCTTCGACGGCGGAACCCGGGCTCAGGTGGACGCCCTCACCGTGGCGGCGGGGCACCACGGGTGGACCCTGATGTTCGCCGACCGGCATCCGTGGGCAGGAGGAGACGATCACTACGCCGCCTACCTCGAGGACGGGCACGGATTCGAGGTCGAGATCGTCGCACCCTGA
- a CDS encoding exonuclease domain-containing protein has product MTTWLDGPLLGFDTETTGVNPFRDRIVSAALIGRGPRGSAQRVWLLNPGVPIPEEAAAIHQITTAHATEHGMAPREALAQISAELLAAFRRGTPVVAYNAAFDLTILERELERHGLPTLGEELGGPLAPVLDPLLLDRGLAADRNGRRTLLDLCGYYGVQENGRLHTADVDVAATLDILAAQVRDHPELTRQSPATLHHWQAHQHSRWARAEVERRRRSSRAAPAPGWPLHTSDPTAPGARGPGARSA; this is encoded by the coding sequence ATGACCACGTGGCTGGACGGACCACTGCTCGGGTTCGACACCGAGACCACCGGCGTCAACCCGTTCCGCGACCGGATCGTCAGCGCGGCCCTGATCGGCCGTGGTCCCCGCGGCAGTGCCCAGCGGGTCTGGCTGCTGAACCCTGGCGTCCCCATCCCGGAGGAAGCCGCCGCCATCCACCAGATCACGACGGCGCACGCCACCGAGCACGGAATGGCACCTCGCGAAGCGCTCGCCCAGATCTCCGCCGAGCTGCTGGCCGCCTTCCGCCGCGGCACACCGGTGGTGGCCTACAACGCCGCCTTCGACCTGACGATTCTCGAACGTGAGCTGGAGCGCCACGGGCTCCCCACACTCGGCGAAGAGCTCGGCGGCCCGCTCGCCCCGGTGCTCGACCCCCTGCTGCTCGATCGGGGGCTGGCCGCCGACCGGAATGGCCGGCGCACCCTGCTGGACCTGTGCGGATACTACGGCGTGCAGGAGAACGGGCGCCTGCACACGGCGGACGTGGATGTCGCCGCCACGTTGGACATTCTCGCCGCGCAGGTCCGCGACCATCCCGAGCTGACCCGCCAGTCTCCGGCCACCCTCCACCACTGGCAGGCACACCAGCACAGCCGGTGGGCCCGTGCCGAGGTGGAGCGCCGCCGGCGCTCCAGCCGCGCCGCGCCCGCTCCTGGCTGGCCCTTGCACACCAGTGACCCCACTGCGCCGGGCGCCCGCGGCCCGGGAGCGCGTTCCGCCTGA
- a CDS encoding ABC transporter ATP-binding protein codes for MSALARILRFTRSLTPYYVGIMLAAMVVTGAGLAIPFITGRATDVIVDAIEQSGAGNDVLAATIRTVLLLALALLLAELVDTVMSNVGGYWGDVMSARMRTILSTRYFEKLLSLPQRYFDNELTGTIVARLNRSIAEITNFMKSLANMFVTLIMTTIAVLIISAWHYWPLAALLLIAYPLYLWLTALTSTRWQHLEGRKNEHVDVASGRFAEVVGQIRVVKSFGRERSEQDQFAQHFDTTVELTGEQSRHWHRMDVIRRAALNLIFFGLYAIIFVRTVQGHFSPGEMVMLVQLMAMARQPVTSLSYVVDTAQRAIAGSRSYFEVMSLEPSQIEPTGSHPHQPATSDPDGPVVRFRDVRFGYDNDADVLDGITFEIARGERVALVGESGGGKSTLINLLMGLYAMRDGQIEVVGAGSDLESLRTNIGVVFQDASLFSGTIAENIAYGRPEATRAEIEAVARRAAVEEFVRKLPRGYDTMIGERGMKLSGGQKQRIAVARAMLKDAPILVLDEATSALDTKSERLVQAGLENLMADRTSLIIAHRLSTISEVDRIITLRDGRIDEIGPPAQLAASGGIYAELLALQNASTASARKRMKSYDVVG; via the coding sequence ATGTCCGCGCTCGCGCGCATCCTGCGGTTCACGCGTTCCCTGACGCCTTACTACGTGGGCATCATGCTCGCGGCGATGGTGGTAACCGGCGCAGGACTGGCCATTCCCTTCATCACCGGGCGGGCCACCGACGTGATCGTCGATGCCATCGAGCAGTCCGGCGCCGGGAACGATGTTCTCGCGGCGACGATCCGCACCGTACTGCTGCTGGCCCTCGCACTGCTGCTCGCCGAACTGGTCGACACCGTGATGAGTAACGTCGGCGGCTACTGGGGTGACGTGATGAGCGCCCGGATGCGCACGATCCTGTCCACCCGCTACTTCGAGAAGCTGCTCTCGCTGCCCCAGCGCTACTTCGACAACGAGCTCACGGGAACGATCGTGGCGCGGCTGAACCGGTCGATCGCCGAGATCACCAACTTCATGAAGTCGCTGGCGAACATGTTCGTCACGCTGATCATGACGACGATCGCCGTGCTGATCATCAGCGCCTGGCACTACTGGCCGCTCGCCGCGCTGCTGCTGATCGCCTACCCGCTGTACCTGTGGCTGACGGCCCTCACCTCAACCCGCTGGCAGCACCTGGAGGGACGCAAGAACGAGCACGTCGACGTCGCCTCCGGCCGGTTCGCCGAGGTGGTCGGGCAGATCCGCGTGGTGAAGTCCTTCGGCCGCGAGCGCAGCGAGCAGGATCAGTTCGCCCAGCACTTCGACACCACCGTCGAGCTCACCGGGGAGCAGTCGCGCCACTGGCACCGGATGGACGTGATCCGCCGCGCCGCCCTGAACCTGATCTTCTTCGGGCTCTACGCGATCATCTTCGTGCGCACCGTGCAGGGCCACTTCTCTCCCGGCGAGATGGTGATGCTGGTGCAGCTGATGGCGATGGCCCGCCAGCCGGTGACGAGCCTGAGCTATGTGGTGGACACCGCCCAGCGGGCGATCGCGGGGTCACGGTCCTACTTCGAGGTGATGAGCCTGGAGCCCTCGCAGATCGAACCCACCGGCAGTCATCCGCACCAGCCGGCGACGTCGGACCCGGATGGTCCGGTCGTCCGGTTCCGCGACGTCCGTTTCGGCTACGACAACGACGCCGACGTGCTCGACGGCATCACCTTCGAGATCGCCCGGGGTGAGCGCGTGGCGCTAGTAGGCGAATCCGGTGGCGGCAAAAGCACCCTGATCAATCTGCTGATGGGCCTGTACGCCATGCGGGACGGCCAGATCGAGGTCGTCGGCGCCGGGTCCGACCTGGAGTCGCTGCGGACGAACATCGGCGTCGTCTTCCAGGACGCATCACTGTTCTCCGGCACGATCGCCGAGAACATCGCCTACGGCCGGCCGGAGGCGACGCGGGCGGAGATCGAGGCAGTGGCCCGTCGCGCCGCCGTCGAGGAGTTCGTCCGCAAGCTCCCCCGCGGGTACGACACGATGATCGGCGAGCGCGGGATGAAACTCTCCGGCGGTCAGAAGCAGCGCATCGCGGTGGCCCGGGCCATGCTCAAGGACGCCCCGATCCTGGTGCTCGACGAGGCGACCTCCGCACTGGACACCAAGTCCGAGCGTCTCGTCCAAGCCGGGCTGGAGAACCTGATGGCCGATCGGACCTCGCTGATCATCGCCCACCGGCTCTCCACGATCTCCGAGGTCGACCGGATCATCACGCTGCGGGACGGACGCATCGACGAGATCGGCCCACCCGCGCAGCTCGCCGCCTCCGGAGGCATCTACGCCGAGCTGCTGGCACTGCAGAACGCCTCGACCGCGTCCGCCCGGAAGCGGATGAAGAGCTACGACGTGGTCGGCTAG
- the guaB gene encoding IMP dehydrogenase has product MPTTPASSAAPSDPFGFVGLTYDDVLLLPGETDVIPSEADTATHLTRDIELAIPLVSAAMDTVTEARMAIAMARQGGIGILHRNLPIADQAGQVDLVKRSESGMVTNPLTIGPDATLAEMDRLCAKYRVSGMPVVDEAGVLLGIITNRDIRFVALGAFETTLVREIMTPMPLVTGHVGISTDDAAALLGKHKIEKLPLVDDAGRLQGLITVKDFVKSEQYPLATKDAEGRLRVGAAVGFFGDAWERATALVEAGVDVLVVDTANGHARLMLDMVRRLKSDPATSHVQVIGGNVATREGAQALVDAGVDAVKVGVGPGSICTTRVVAGVGVPQVTAIYQASLACKPAGVPVIGDGGLQYSGDIAKALVAGASSVMLGGLLAGCDESPGDLVYVNGKQYKRYRGMASLGAMQSRGDRRSYSKDRYFQGDVSDDDIITEGIEGQVPYRGPLAQVAHQLTGGLGQSMFYVGARTVPELQARGKFVRITSAGLKESHPHDVQMVAEAPNYGGR; this is encoded by the coding sequence ATGCCCACCACGCCCGCCTCCTCTGCCGCGCCATCCGACCCCTTCGGTTTCGTGGGGCTCACCTACGACGACGTCCTCCTGCTTCCGGGGGAGACCGACGTCATCCCCAGCGAGGCTGACACTGCTACCCACCTGACCCGCGATATCGAGCTCGCCATCCCGTTGGTCTCGGCCGCGATGGACACCGTCACCGAGGCGAGGATGGCGATCGCCATGGCCCGCCAGGGCGGGATCGGCATCCTGCACCGCAACCTCCCGATCGCCGACCAGGCCGGGCAGGTCGACCTCGTCAAGCGGTCCGAGTCCGGCATGGTGACCAATCCGTTGACGATCGGCCCCGACGCGACGCTGGCGGAGATGGACCGGCTGTGCGCCAAGTACCGGGTCTCCGGGATGCCGGTGGTGGACGAGGCTGGTGTGTTGCTGGGCATCATCACCAACCGGGACATCCGGTTCGTCGCTCTCGGTGCCTTCGAGACGACCCTCGTGCGCGAGATCATGACGCCGATGCCGTTGGTGACCGGCCATGTGGGCATCTCGACCGATGACGCGGCCGCCCTGCTGGGCAAGCACAAGATCGAGAAGCTCCCGCTGGTGGATGACGCCGGCCGGCTGCAGGGCCTGATCACCGTCAAGGACTTCGTCAAGTCCGAGCAGTATCCGCTCGCGACGAAGGACGCCGAGGGGCGGTTGCGGGTGGGGGCCGCCGTCGGGTTCTTCGGTGACGCCTGGGAGCGGGCGACCGCACTCGTGGAGGCCGGGGTGGACGTGCTCGTGGTGGACACCGCGAACGGTCACGCCCGGCTCATGCTGGACATGGTGCGCCGCCTGAAGAGCGATCCGGCGACGTCGCACGTCCAGGTGATCGGCGGGAACGTCGCCACCCGTGAGGGTGCTCAGGCACTCGTGGATGCCGGCGTGGACGCCGTCAAGGTGGGCGTCGGACCGGGGTCGATCTGCACCACCCGCGTGGTCGCCGGGGTCGGTGTGCCGCAGGTGACGGCGATCTATCAGGCCTCGCTTGCATGCAAGCCGGCCGGTGTGCCCGTGATCGGTGACGGGGGACTGCAGTACTCCGGTGACATCGCCAAGGCACTGGTAGCCGGGGCCAGCTCGGTGATGCTCGGCGGTTTGCTCGCCGGGTGCGACGAGTCTCCGGGGGACCTGGTCTACGTCAACGGCAAGCAGTACAAGCGCTATCGGGGTATGGCCTCGCTCGGGGCCATGCAGTCGCGCGGGGACCGTCGTTCCTACTCCAAGGACCGGTACTTCCAGGGTGACGTCTCCGATGACGACATCATCACCGAGGGAATCGAGGGGCAGGTGCCCTACCGCGGCCCCCTCGCACAGGTGGCGCACCAGCTCACCGGCGGGCTCGGTCAGTCGATGTTCTACGTCGGTGCCCGGACCGTGCCCGAGTTGCAGGCGCGTGGGAAGTTCGTGCGCATCACCTCCGCCGGGCTGAAGGAGTCCCACCCGCACGATGTGCAGATGGTGGCCGAGGCGCCGAACTACGGGGGCCGCTGA
- a CDS encoding MerR family transcriptional regulator, which translates to MPAARSGPDEGERARVRLTVAAVAGRLGVAASTLRTWDRRYGLGPSTRTAGRHRRYNSDDVTRLETMRRLTREGVAPADAARVARGLDAADETVADHASDHPDDILDPLSMAAAAVEADERRLHRMVHRAVRQSDGLSTWQNLVRPALDLLEARDHGDQPGRDPVSALGAALLAALRAIAPDPGAEAPVMIHADLDHHLDAHVLAAELAGHRIGARVLRPARRKRAADSAAVAAAPHIQIAVLLGQPHDGAAVVDAMRASDRIAFVISLTGVASEYADLPRARTLAGAVHEIASLLADPAAVRPAGALG; encoded by the coding sequence GTGCCCGCAGCACGGTCCGGACCTGACGAGGGCGAGCGCGCCCGGGTGCGCCTGACCGTCGCTGCCGTCGCAGGGCGTCTGGGTGTGGCGGCATCCACGTTGCGCACCTGGGATCGGCGCTACGGCCTGGGCCCCTCGACGCGCACCGCGGGTCGGCATCGCCGGTACAACTCCGACGACGTCACGCGGCTGGAGACGATGCGTCGCCTGACCCGCGAAGGCGTCGCCCCGGCCGATGCGGCACGGGTTGCGCGCGGGCTGGACGCCGCTGACGAGACTGTCGCTGACCATGCGTCCGATCACCCGGACGACATCCTCGACCCGCTCTCGATGGCGGCCGCCGCAGTCGAGGCGGATGAGCGCCGGCTGCACCGGATGGTCCACCGCGCCGTTCGCCAGAGCGACGGGCTGAGCACCTGGCAGAACCTGGTGCGCCCGGCCCTGGACCTGCTGGAGGCCCGCGACCACGGTGATCAGCCCGGCCGGGATCCGGTCTCGGCGCTCGGTGCTGCTCTGCTGGCGGCGCTGCGCGCAATCGCACCCGACCCCGGTGCCGAGGCGCCCGTGATGATCCACGCCGATCTCGACCACCACCTCGATGCGCACGTACTCGCTGCGGAACTGGCCGGTCATCGGATCGGTGCACGGGTGCTGCGCCCGGCCCGACGTAAGCGGGCGGCTGATTCCGCCGCGGTAGCCGCAGCGCCCCATATCCAGATCGCCGTCCTGCTCGGTCAGCCGCACGACGGCGCGGCCGTGGTCGACGCGATGCGGGCCTCGGATCGAATCGCGTTCGTGATCTCACTCACGGGCGTCGCATCGGAGTATGCGGACCTGCCCCGTGCCAGGACCCTTGCTGGTGCGGTGCACGAGATCGCGAGCCTGCTCGCCGACCCTGCCGCGGTCCGCCCGGCGGGAGCGCTCGGTTGA
- a CDS encoding WhiB family transcriptional regulator: MAELSRLPGPIMDVWEWQYQGACRETGDEQFFHPDGERGASRRRRDANAKAVCARCPVIEQCREHALRVREPYGVWGGLSEDERAAILARQTPAAS; the protein is encoded by the coding sequence ATGGCGGAACTCTCGAGGCTTCCGGGGCCGATCATGGACGTGTGGGAGTGGCAGTACCAAGGCGCCTGCCGCGAGACCGGGGACGAGCAGTTCTTCCACCCCGACGGCGAGCGCGGCGCCTCGCGGCGACGACGCGACGCGAACGCCAAGGCCGTGTGTGCTCGATGCCCGGTCATCGAGCAGTGCCGCGAGCACGCACTCCGCGTACGGGAGCCCTACGGAGTGTGGGGCGGACTGTCGGAGGACGAACGGGCCGCGATTCTCGCCCGGCAGACTCCGGCGGCGAGCTGA
- the groES gene encoding co-chaperone GroES, protein MSVSIKPLEDRIVVKTLEAEQTTASGLVIPDTAKEKPQEGEVLAIGPGRVDDNGNRVPLDVAVGDVVIYSKYGGTEVKYAGEEYLILSARDVLAVVSK, encoded by the coding sequence GTGTCGGTCTCCATCAAGCCGCTCGAGGACCGGATCGTCGTCAAGACGCTCGAGGCCGAGCAGACCACTGCGTCCGGGTTGGTTATCCCGGACACCGCCAAGGAGAAGCCGCAGGAGGGCGAGGTCCTGGCCATCGGCCCGGGTCGCGTCGACGACAACGGCAACCGCGTCCCGCTCGACGTGGCCGTGGGCGACGTTGTCATCTACAGCAAGTACGGCGGCACCGAGGTCAAGTACGCCGGCGAGGAGTACCTGATCCTCTCGGCGCGCGACGTGCTCGCCGTCGTGTCGAAGTGA
- a CDS encoding TetR/AcrR family transcriptional regulator, which produces MTSSDPREVPGVSEPAGSVGSGAAGEMAHPGARGPRGEYRKSAERRRRIVDAAVSVFSERGYRGATIRQIAAEADLSPSSLLHFYASKTELLWATMTHRDSVRFAGGPGHSFPDRVVGQAIANEDVPHLVRLYGVLMAESATAEHPARDYFGGRFAVLRRQYADELGALAAAGLLRPGVDPQVAAVTLVALWDGVQLQALYEPDVVDAAEVLRDYFRLVLTDPRVLTAPADLRQWWADQGRDDGDGEGRSRELV; this is translated from the coding sequence ATGACCAGCAGCGATCCGCGCGAGGTCCCCGGAGTCTCCGAGCCGGCCGGCTCAGTCGGCTCGGGCGCCGCGGGGGAGATGGCGCATCCCGGTGCCCGGGGACCGCGCGGTGAGTACCGCAAGTCCGCCGAGCGGCGCCGGCGGATCGTCGACGCAGCGGTCAGCGTATTCTCCGAGCGTGGCTACCGCGGGGCGACCATCCGCCAGATCGCTGCGGAGGCGGACCTGAGCCCGTCCAGCCTGCTGCACTTCTACGCCTCCAAGACCGAGCTGTTGTGGGCGACGATGACCCATCGCGACTCGGTGCGTTTCGCCGGTGGTCCCGGGCACTCCTTCCCGGACCGCGTGGTCGGCCAGGCGATCGCCAACGAGGACGTCCCGCACCTGGTGCGCCTGTACGGGGTGCTCATGGCGGAGTCGGCGACGGCCGAGCACCCCGCACGGGACTATTTCGGCGGACGGTTCGCGGTGTTGCGCCGTCAGTACGCCGACGAACTCGGGGCGCTCGCGGCGGCCGGACTGCTGCGCCCCGGGGTCGATCCCCAGGTCGCGGCCGTGACGTTGGTGGCGCTGTGGGACGGCGTGCAGCTGCAGGCGCTCTACGAACCGGATGTCGTCGATGCTGCCGAGGTGCTACGCGACTACTTCAGGCTGGTGCTGACCGACCCGCGGGTGCTGACCGCTCCGGCGGATCTGCGTCAGTGGTGGGCGGACCAGGGGCGCGACGACGGCGATGGAGAAGGTCGTTCGCGGGAACTCGTTTAG